The following DNA comes from Ictalurus punctatus breed USDA103 chromosome 19, Coco_2.0, whole genome shotgun sequence.
ATCTTTTAGCATAATCATTAGCATCATTAATAAAATTCCAAGCACTTGAAGGAGCCAATTTGAACTAATTAGCCTATATACAGAGGACACAAGCTTGGCATAATGACAGATTATATATGGGAGGTAACAGATGTCTACATTATAGAAAATTCCCATCATATTGCCATAATTATCACCTCCTGAATGTGGGATTTAAATGGAAGTTCATTAGTACATTATTGCTATCTCATTACAATTAAAATTTAATGGGTTTCCCATTGGAATACGAGATTTTAATGGGATCCCTATTCCATTTTTTGCAGTTAATCTTTAATGTATAATAGACATTACATTATATCACCTTATGCGGATCTATAACATCCATAGAATGTGTCCATAAGATGCTTTGGGGTTTATATGCTTTTCATGTGAATCTCACAGGCATTCTGCACTTTAGGTCCTCTATCAAAATTATAGCAGTCTggcctactactactactactactactataattacgaggaagaagaagaatatctgtagctgatgagttgaatcaggtgtgatAATTGTGGTAAAATGCTAAAAATCTGTTGTGCTCTGGTCTTAAGAGGGTCAAGGTCAAGTCAAGATCAAATACAAATGAAAGTCAAGATCAGGAGCAAAAGTCGTCAAATTCATTTAAGGCCAGACCTTCGACTAGTTGGCTTCATTCATGTATTATGCCAAACACTATGTTTTTTAGAAGAAGGAATTACTTCTTGTCAAACTTTGACAATAGTGTAATATATGGTAGTGCAAAAAGTGAACCAAGCATCAGTTATTAGTTTCAATGTTCAGTCAGTTAGTTTCAATTGATTCATGTTGATTCATCCCTGCTTCTTACCTACAAGCCTCAAGGAGAAGAAGGGGAGGTAAGCCAAAACATTATGAGACTGATTCAGTGTGCTGGGGGTATTTACTGTGGTGTACTGTGTGATGTTAAATTGTATGTGTACTGTATACATTGTGATCATACACATGTATGGCATTGTATTCCTTATTTTGGACTGTATATATGGCTTGCAATGGCATCAAGGAAATTTCTGTTTGTGcttaaatgtgtgttttgtgaaaAAAGCTTTGTGAAATGTCTGTTTGTTTCAAAAAGTATGTCTTGAAATTtctttgagtgtgtgtttacGTGTGTTCCTCACAGAGAAGTTGGATGAGATGCTGAGTTCTCCAAAAGAGCCCGTTGTGGTGATGAGGCAACGGCCTTCAGACCCAGACTCCAGAGCAGCCACTGTGAAACAGAGACCAACCAGCCGACGCATCACACAGGCTGAGATTAGTGTATAATACACACTCATATGCATATCAcattgttcatatttatttcaaatgatcAGATAAATGTAATacttaataaatgtaatacttaataaactgtgtgtgtgtgtgtgtgtgtgtgtgtgtgtgtgtgtgtgcgtgtgtagtcTCTGTTGGAGAGGCAAGGGATGCAAATAGTTCCTGGAGTGTCTCTTGGGGTGGATAAAAGTCACATACAACTGCATGGGATGACCAGAACCAAATCATTTGGTAAAACTATGAATATAGTTACTGTATGTGGGCACTCATGCACATGATCACATAATTAACCTTCTTGCAGATGTCTTATAGTCTCAAAAATGTTACTTGTCTAGTACAGGAAATTTATTCATGCTTCATATCTGATGAACATAATTCATTTTGTTCAGGTGCACCAGAAGATGAAAGAATATCTGCTTTAATTGGGGAGCATCGCTTTCCAAGAAGCTCCTCAATGACTGACAGCTTCCGACAAGACAGTATCCCACCCCCTCCACAAACTGCACCTCCTCCCCCTCCTACACCATACTTCTTGGAATCAGGTCCTCCCCCATCTTTCTTGCCTCCTCCGCCCCCAACACGTGCAGCCAATCAAACCCGTTCAAGCTTCCGGCCAGGTGCAGAACCCAAGCTTCACGGTCCTGTCACAACGGACCGCCAGAGAAAGGCTCGTTCTATGATTATCCTTCAGGACACCGCCCACCTTCCAGTAGAGCCCGCCCCCATTCCCAGGCCAGCAACACCTACCTCTGGGGCAGCTCCTCCTGAGCGTGGTCGTAGGCGTGGTCAGCCTGTGGAGAACCCATATGCCAACGTGGGCCGCTTGAGTGCAGTCTATACCCCTACCAAGCCCCAGCGCAGGAAGAGTCCACTGGTCAAACAAGGCCAGGTTGAGGAGGGCACAGCTGCCCAGGCTGGTAGGGATCCCTCTCCCTTAGGAGGAACTCGGATTCCACACAGCAGCCGAGCAGAGCAGTTCCAGCAGCAGGTGCTCTCTGAGAGGGCTAGGATTACACCTCCAGGAGCTCGTCGCAGGACCAGTGTGTTCCTTTCTGTTGAGGGAAGTACCACCGAACCTCAAACCACCCCTTTACTATCCCAGTCACATTCAGTGGATGAGCTGGCTGAGCTGCCACCTCCAGCACCCATGCTTTCTCCTGGTCTGCCACCAGGGGGTTCCACATTTATACATCCACTTACTGGGCGTCCTTTGGACCCCTCCTCTCCATTAGCACTTGCTTTAGCTGCAAGAGAGCGTGCACTCAGTGGCCGTACTACACCCACTCCCACACCCACTCCCTCACCATCACCCACTCAGGGCAGAGCAGTGGAGAGaccagagacagagggaggagtCACACCACCTGCTGCTCTTGAGGCCTCACCTTCTGATTCCTGGAGGGAAGAGCATGTCAGCATCACGACAGAAACTGCTAGTCAGGTAACAAATGGCAGCCCTGTATCTGGGCGAAGTTTGGAGGAGTCCATGGTGCCACCAACTGTGCAGATCGTCCAACCAGCATTGATTGACACAGAGCACAGCCAACCAGTAGTTCCACCTTCCATGCCTTCACCTGCCCCAACCCTCTCAAACCTGGCAGGGCGGAGCATGACCATGAGTTCAGAGGAGGAAGCAGAGCCCTACACAGTCACCTTGCCCCCTGCGCTTCTCTCATCTAGTGATGAAGAAACCAGGGAGGAGCTCCGCAAGATTGGCATAGTCCCACCTCCTCAACCCTTTGCCAATGGCCTTCTAATAAAGGAAACGCCCAAAGTTACTATCAACATTTCTCCAGGGGCATCTCCAAGGCCTTCTATAGCAAAGATCTCCGGCAAAGCAAGTGACTCCACGGCAGACTCAGGCGTTGAGGACCCCCACATGGAGACCACTAGTACTGTTTCCACAGTCTCCAGCATGTCCACTTTGTCATCAGAGAGCACAGACTCTGCCCACGCCAGCAAGCCACGTTGCGGGGTGGGCCGCGGCCGCCCCGCCCATCTCAGGGACCCACTGCTTAAACAGTCGTCAGACAGTGAGCTGCTTCCACACCCAGCCAGCACAGGCCCCGTCCGCCCACGCTATCTGTTCCAAAGACGCTCTAAACTCTGGGGAGAGGAGCCCAGGGCTCAAGTGGGCATAGGTGATGATAGCAGGCCTGCTGCAATGGGGGCAGAGTTGCTAAGTAAAGATACGCATTCTCTAGGGGAGGAGCCACCAATGGGAGCACTTGACCCTGGCAGAAGGTCACCAGTAGGTGGCGCCAGGTAAGAAGCTACTGTGAGTCTCAACTAATTTCAGACACTTACCCTAAATGGGTCACACACCTGCATGTACCACAGCAAAGTCTTCTCGACTTTTGAGCAACACACCACCACTGAACACAGCTATTAGTGTTATACAGGTTTCGTTTACACACCTCACGTAAGCACATAACACAACCTTATGTGTCTCTATATGTCCTTGCAGATGTGAGGAGAATGGAGAAGAGAGTAAATCGTAGGTTTTTAGCTCTGTGGGTAAAAGACATCTCTTCGTCCAACTAACTTTCACTAAAATTCCTTATTGCATCATTACTTATAGCTGCAATTATCATGCATGGCTTTTATTAAAGTATATTAAAGCCATAAATTGACTAATTCTAAGCTTTCTAAGTTTAAATcattgaatatactgtatactgtatatttgcagCCAGGTAAGCCTTTTGGTAAATCCCTGAGGTAGGTTTTAGCTTCAGTCTAATTTCAGAATTTGTTTGTAAATGGGAAACCATAAATAGAACTGCATACTAACTGTTCTGCTTACCGCACTAACTGTATACTGTCTTCGTATAAAGATATTATACTGTCAAAAGTAATGTCTTTTCCTGCACTTGTGACTTACTTCAGGATTTTGGTTTCATTATTTAACTTGCCCTCCCAAACCCCTGTTTCTACCTGTCAGACTCTTCAGCAGCCTTGGTGAGCTCCACACCATCTCACAAAGGAACTATGGCACCACTTTCACCATCCGCCCAGGCAGCCGCTACCCAGTAACCCGCAGGACACCCAGCCCGGGGGCCACTCCAGAGCGAAGTGAGCCTCTAGGGCCAATGCGTGCATTTGgtccccaccatcaccaccatcaccaccatacCATCCTCAAGTCCTCCAGCCTGAGCCTCCCCCAGGAGCCCAAGGAGGTGCGCTTTGTCATGCGGAGTGCCAGTGCTCGTGCCCGCAGCCGCTCCCCTTCCCCTTCACCCTGTGCCTCCCCCTGCCCCTCACCGGTCCTGGGCACTCCACTTCTGGCCCTGCGGCCCTTCAGACAGCGCCCTCTT
Coding sequences within:
- the shank3b gene encoding SH3 and multiple ankyrin repeat domains protein 3 isoform X1, which codes for MPMSPPADGKHEAPDRPRQQHAPTNGNHGDDSIRGSPGSMGGSNDSMEDLHGSAVIIRIGIPDLQQTKCLRLDLEAPVWVCKQRVLVTLTQSLTDVLNYGLYLPAFNGRAGKFLDEERLLREYPLPTVTPVPYLEFRYKRRVYTQSHVDDKQLAKLHTKANLKKFMEYVQQRSVEKVCRILEKGLDPNFHDVETGESPLTLAAQLDSSADLIKVLRSGGAHLDFRTRDGITALHKAVQTHNHIALTTMLDLGASPDYKDSRGLTPLYHSAMIGGDPYCCELLLYDHAQLGYSDENGWQEIHQACRHGNVQHLEHLLFYGAEMSAQNASGNTALHLCALYNQDGCARVLLFRGANKDIKNYNNQTAFQVAIIAGNFDLAEIIKIHKTSDVDCLSVAVPFRESPSYSTRRRGVCMSPRRSLMRSASDNALDESLPAPSPAPSLHSLPPLEPDNTVPSPHSPQGGHTRSLRRHTRGHLSPGSPVQRDPSPPAVSRGPKRRLYSAVPGRTFIAVSSHTPQGEGEITLNRGERVKVLSIGEGGFWEGSVKGRTGWFPAHCVEEVQLRQYDPRLETREDRTKRLFRHYTVGSYDNFTSYSDYVIEEKTATLQKRDSEGFGFVLRGAKAETPIEEFTPTPAFPALQYLESVDLDGVAWRAGLRTGDFLIEVNGVSVVKVGHRQVVSLIRQGGSRLLMKVVSVTRKPDTGDVVRKKAPPPPKRDPSTSLTLRSKSMTAELEEMEKLDEMLSSPKEPVVVMRQRPSDPDSRAATVKQRPTSRRITQAEISSLLERQGMQIVPGVSLGVDKSHIQLHGMTRTKSFGAPEDERISALIGEHRFPRSSSMTDSFRQDSIPPPPQTAPPPPPTPYFLESGPPPSFLPPPPPTRAANQTRSSFRPGAEPKLHGPVTTDRQRKARSMIILQDTAHLPVEPAPIPRPATPTSGAAPPERGRRRGQPVENPYANVGRLSAVYTPTKPQRRKSPLVKQGQVEEGTAAQAGRDPSPLGGTRIPHSSRAEQFQQQVLSERARITPPGARRRTSVFLSVEGSTTEPQTTPLLSQSHSVDELAELPPPAPMLSPGLPPGGSTFIHPLTGRPLDPSSPLALALAARERALSGRTTPTPTPTPSPSPTQGRAVERPETEGGVTPPAALEASPSDSWREEHVSITTETASQVTNGSPVSGRSLEESMVPPTVQIVQPALIDTEHSQPVVPPSMPSPAPTLSNLAGRSMTMSSEEEAEPYTVTLPPALLSSSDEETREELRKIGIVPPPQPFANGLLIKETPKVTINISPGASPRPSIAKISGKASDSTADSGVEDPHMETTSTVSTVSSMSTLSSESTDSAHASKPRCGVGRGRPAHLRDPLLKQSSDSELLPHPASTGPVRPRYLFQRRSKLWGEEPRAQVGIGDDSRPAAMGAELLSKDTHSLGEEPPMGALDPGRRSPVGGARCEENGEESKSLFSSLGELHTISQRNYGTTFTIRPGSRYPVTRRTPSPGATPERSEPLGPMRAFGPHHHHHHHHTILKSSSLSLPQEPKEVRFVMRSASARARSRSPSPSPCASPCPSPVLGTPLLALRPFRQRPLALWSKYDVGEWLESVGLGEHRTRFIEHEIEGAHLPALTKDDLAELGVTRVGHRMNIERALKQLLESSGA
- the shank3b gene encoding SH3 and multiple ankyrin repeat domains protein 3 isoform X3 — protein: MPMSPPADGKHEAPDRPRQQHAPTNGNHGDDSIRGSPGSMGGSNDSMEDLHGSAVIIRIGIPDLQQTKCLRLDLEAPVWVCKQRVLVTLTQSLTDVLNYGLYLPAFNGRAGKFLDEERLLREYPLPTVTPVPYLEFRYKRRVYTQSHVDDKQLAKLHTKANLKKFMEYVQQRSVEKVCRILEKGLDPNFHDVETGESPLTLAAQLDSSADLIKVLRSGGAHLDFRTRDGITALHKAVQTHNHIALTTMLDLGASPDYKDSRGLTPLYHSAMIGGDPYCCELLLYDHAQLGYSDENGWQEIHQACRHGNVQHLEHLLFYGAEMSAQNASGNTALHLCALYNQDGCARVLLFRGANKDIKNYNNQTAFQVAIIAGNFDLAEIIKIHKTSDVDCLSVAVPFRESPSYSTRRRGVCMSPRRSLMRSASDNALDESLPAPSPAPSLHSLPPLEPDNTVPSPHSPQGGHTRSLRRHTRGHLSPGSPVQRDPSPPAVSRGPKRRLYSAVPGRTFIAVSSHTPQGEGEITLNRGERVKVLSIGEGGFWEGSVKGRTGWFPAHCVEEVQLRQYDPRLETREDRTKRLFRHYTVGSYDNFTSYSDYVIEEKTATLQKRDSEGFGFVLRGAKAETPIEEFTPTPAFPALQYLESVDLDGVAWRAGLRTGDFLIEVNGVSVVKVGHRQVVSLIRQGGSRLLMKVVSVTRKPDTGDVVRKKAPPPPKRDPSTSLTLRSKSMTAELEEMEKLDEMLSSPKEPVVVMRQRPSDPDSRAATVKQRPTSRRITQAEISSLLERQGMQIVPGVSLGVDKSHIQLHGMTRTKSFGAPEDERISALIGEHRFPRSSSMTDSFRQDSIPPPPQTAPPPPPTPYFLESGPPPSFLPPPPPTRAANQTRSSFRPGAEPKLHGPVTTDRQRKARSMIILQDTAHLPVEPAPIPRPATPTSGAAPPERGRRRGQPVENPYANVGRLSAVYTPTKPQRRKSPLVKQGQVEEGTAAQAGRDPSPLGGTRIPHSSRAEQFQQQVLSERARITPPGARRRTSVFLSVEGSTTEPQTTPLLSQSHSVDELAELPPPAPMLSPGLPPGGSTFIHPLTGRPLDPSSPLALALAARERALSGRTTPTPTPTPSPSPTQGRAVERPETEGGVTPPAALEASPSDSWREEHVSITTETASQVTNGSPVSGRSLEESMVPPTVQIVQPALIDTEHSQPVVPPSMPSPAPTLSNLAGRSMTMSSEEEAEPYTVTLPPALLSSSDEETREELRKIGIVPPPQPFANGLLIKETPKVTINISPGASPRPSIAKISGKASDSTADSGVEDPHMETTSTVSTVSSMSTLSSESTDSAHASKPRCGVGRGRPAHLRDPLLKQSSDSELLPHPASTGPVRPRYLFQRRSKLWGEEPRAQVGIGDDSRPAAMGAELLSKDTHSLGEEPPMGALDPGRRSPVGGARLFSSLGELHTISQRNYGTTFTIRPGSRYPVTRRTPSPGATPERSEPLGPMRAFGPHHHHHHHHTILKSSSLSLPQEPKEVRFVMRSASARARSRSPSPSPCASPCPSPVLGTPLLALRPFRQRPLALWSKYDVGEWLESVGLGEHRTRFIEHEIEGAHLPALTKDDLAELGVTRVGHRMNIERALKQLLESSGA
- the shank3b gene encoding SH3 and multiple ankyrin repeat domains protein 3 isoform X2 produces the protein MPMSPPADGKHEAPDRPRQQHAPTNGNHGDDSIRGSPGSMGGSNDSMEDLHGSAVIIRIGIPDLQQTKCLRLDLEAPVWVCKQRVLVTLTQSLTDVLNYGLYLPAFNGRAGKFLDEERLLREYPLPTVTPVPYLEFRYKRRVYTQSHVDDKQLAKLHTKANLKKFMEYVQQRSVEKVCRILEKGLDPNFHDVETGESPLTLAAQLDSSADLIKVLRSGGAHLDFRTRDGITALHKAVQTHNHIALTTMLDLGASPDYKDSRGLTPLYHSAMIGGDPYCCELLLYDHAQLGYSDENGWQEIHQACRHGNVQHLEHLLFYGAEMSAQNASGNTALHLCALYNQDGCARVLLFRGANKDIKNYNNQTAFQVAIIAGNFDLAEIIKIHKTSDVVPFRESPSYSTRRRGVCMSPRRSLMRSASDNALDESLPAPSPAPSLHSLPPLEPDNTVPSPHSPQGGHTRSLRRHTRGHLSPGSPVQRDPSPPAVSRGPKRRLYSAVPGRTFIAVSSHTPQGEGEITLNRGERVKVLSIGEGGFWEGSVKGRTGWFPAHCVEEVQLRQYDPRLETREDRTKRLFRHYTVGSYDNFTSYSDYVIEEKTATLQKRDSEGFGFVLRGAKAETPIEEFTPTPAFPALQYLESVDLDGVAWRAGLRTGDFLIEVNGVSVVKVGHRQVVSLIRQGGSRLLMKVVSVTRKPDTGDVVRKKAPPPPKRDPSTSLTLRSKSMTAELEEMEKLDEMLSSPKEPVVVMRQRPSDPDSRAATVKQRPTSRRITQAEISSLLERQGMQIVPGVSLGVDKSHIQLHGMTRTKSFGAPEDERISALIGEHRFPRSSSMTDSFRQDSIPPPPQTAPPPPPTPYFLESGPPPSFLPPPPPTRAANQTRSSFRPGAEPKLHGPVTTDRQRKARSMIILQDTAHLPVEPAPIPRPATPTSGAAPPERGRRRGQPVENPYANVGRLSAVYTPTKPQRRKSPLVKQGQVEEGTAAQAGRDPSPLGGTRIPHSSRAEQFQQQVLSERARITPPGARRRTSVFLSVEGSTTEPQTTPLLSQSHSVDELAELPPPAPMLSPGLPPGGSTFIHPLTGRPLDPSSPLALALAARERALSGRTTPTPTPTPSPSPTQGRAVERPETEGGVTPPAALEASPSDSWREEHVSITTETASQVTNGSPVSGRSLEESMVPPTVQIVQPALIDTEHSQPVVPPSMPSPAPTLSNLAGRSMTMSSEEEAEPYTVTLPPALLSSSDEETREELRKIGIVPPPQPFANGLLIKETPKVTINISPGASPRPSIAKISGKASDSTADSGVEDPHMETTSTVSTVSSMSTLSSESTDSAHASKPRCGVGRGRPAHLRDPLLKQSSDSELLPHPASTGPVRPRYLFQRRSKLWGEEPRAQVGIGDDSRPAAMGAELLSKDTHSLGEEPPMGALDPGRRSPVGGARCEENGEESKSLFSSLGELHTISQRNYGTTFTIRPGSRYPVTRRTPSPGATPERSEPLGPMRAFGPHHHHHHHHTILKSSSLSLPQEPKEVRFVMRSASARARSRSPSPSPCASPCPSPVLGTPLLALRPFRQRPLALWSKYDVGEWLESVGLGEHRTRFIEHEIEGAHLPALTKDDLAELGVTRVGHRMNIERALKQLLESSGA
- the shank3b gene encoding SH3 and multiple ankyrin repeat domains protein 3 isoform X5, encoding MEYVQQRSVEKVCRILEKGLDPNFHDVETGESPLTLAAQLDSSADLIKVLRSGGAHLDFRTRDGITALHKAVQTHNHIALTTMLDLGASPDYKDSRGLTPLYHSAMIGGDPYCCELLLYDHAQLGYSDENGWQEIHQACRHGNVQHLEHLLFYGAEMSAQNASGNTALHLCALYNQDGCARVLLFRGANKDIKNYNNQTAFQVAIIAGNFDLAEIIKIHKTSDVDCLSVAVPFRESPSYSTRRRGVCMSPRRSLMRSASDNALDESLPAPSPAPSLHSLPPLEPDNTVPSPHSPQGGHTRSLRRHTRGHLSPGSPVQRDPSPPAVSRGPKRRLYSAVPGRTFIAVSSHTPQGEGEITLNRGERVKVLSIGEGGFWEGSVKGRTGWFPAHCVEEVQLRQYDPRLETREDRTKRLFRHYTVGSYDNFTSYSDYVIEEKTATLQKRDSEGFGFVLRGAKAETPIEEFTPTPAFPALQYLESVDLDGVAWRAGLRTGDFLIEVNGVSVVKVGHRQVVSLIRQGGSRLLMKVVSVTRKPDTGDVVRKKAPPPPKRDPSTSLTLRSKSMTAELEEMEKLDEMLSSPKEPVVVMRQRPSDPDSRAATVKQRPTSRRITQAEISSLLERQGMQIVPGVSLGVDKSHIQLHGMTRTKSFGAPEDERISALIGEHRFPRSSSMTDSFRQDSIPPPPQTAPPPPPTPYFLESGPPPSFLPPPPPTRAANQTRSSFRPGAEPKLHGPVTTDRQRKARSMIILQDTAHLPVEPAPIPRPATPTSGAAPPERGRRRGQPVENPYANVGRLSAVYTPTKPQRRKSPLVKQGQVEEGTAAQAGRDPSPLGGTRIPHSSRAEQFQQQVLSERARITPPGARRRTSVFLSVEGSTTEPQTTPLLSQSHSVDELAELPPPAPMLSPGLPPGGSTFIHPLTGRPLDPSSPLALALAARERALSGRTTPTPTPTPSPSPTQGRAVERPETEGGVTPPAALEASPSDSWREEHVSITTETASQVTNGSPVSGRSLEESMVPPTVQIVQPALIDTEHSQPVVPPSMPSPAPTLSNLAGRSMTMSSEEEAEPYTVTLPPALLSSSDEETREELRKIGIVPPPQPFANGLLIKETPKVTINISPGASPRPSIAKISGKASDSTADSGVEDPHMETTSTVSTVSSMSTLSSESTDSAHASKPRCGVGRGRPAHLRDPLLKQSSDSELLPHPASTGPVRPRYLFQRRSKLWGEEPRAQVGIGDDSRPAAMGAELLSKDTHSLGEEPPMGALDPGRRSPVGGARCEENGEESKSLFSSLGELHTISQRNYGTTFTIRPGSRYPVTRRTPSPGATPERSEPLGPMRAFGPHHHHHHHHTILKSSSLSLPQEPKEVRFVMRSASARARSRSPSPSPCASPCPSPVLGTPLLALRPFRQRPLALWSKYDVGEWLESVGLGEHRTRFIEHEIEGAHLPALTKDDLAELGVTRVGHRMNIERALKQLLESSGA
- the shank3b gene encoding SH3 and multiple ankyrin repeat domains protein 3 isoform X6, with amino-acid sequence MPMSPPADGKHEAPDRPRQQHAPTNGNHGDDSIRGSPGSMGGSNDSMEDLHGSAVIIRIGIPDLQQTKCLRLDLEAPVWVCKQRVLVTLTQSLTDVLNYGLYLPAFNGRAGKFLDEERLLREYPLPTVTPVPYLEFRYKRRVYTQSHVDDKQLAKLHTKANLKKFMEYVQQRSVEKVCRILEKGLDPNFHDVETGESPLTLAAQLDSSADLIKVLRSGGAHLDFRTRDGITALHKAVQTHNHIALTTMLDLGASPDYKDSRGLTPLYHSAMIGGDPYCCELLLYDHAQLGYSDENGWQEIHQACRHGNVQHLEHLLFYGAEMSAQNASGNTALHLCALYNQDGCARVLLFRGANKDIKNYNNQTAFQVAIIAGNFDLAEIIKIHKTSDVVPFRESPSYSTRRRGVCMSPRRSLMRSASDNALDESLPAPSPAPSLHSLPPLEPDNTVPSPHSPQGGHTRSLRRHTRGHLSPGSPVQRDPSPPAVSRGPKRRLYSAVPGRTFIAVSSHTPQGEGEITLNRGERVKVLSIGEGGFWEGSVKGRTGWFPAHCVEEVQLRQYDPRLETREDRTKRLFRHYTVGSYDNFTSYSDYVIEEKTATLQKRDSEGFGFVLRGAKAETPIEEFTPTPAFPALQYLESVDLDGVAWRAGLRTGDFLIEVNGVSVVKVGHRQVVSLIRQGGSRLLMKVVSVTRKPDTGDVVRKKAPPPPKRDPSTSLTLRSKSMTAELEEMEKLDEMLSSPKEPVVVMRQRPSDPDSRAATVKQRPTSRRITQAEISSLLERQGMQIVPGVSLGVDKSHIQLHGMTRTKSFGAPEDERISALIGEHRFPRSSSMTDSFRQDSIPPPPQTAPPPPPTPYFLESGPPPSFLPPPPPTRAANQTRSSFRPGAEPKLHGPVTTDRQRKARSMIILQDTAHLPVEPAPIPRPATPTSGAAPPERGRRRGQPVENPYANVGRLSAVYTPTKPQRRKSPLVKQGQVEEGTAAQAGRDPSPLGGTRIPHSSRAEQFQQQVLSERARITPPGARRRTSVFLSVEGSTTEPQTTPLLSQSHSVDELAELPPPAPMLSPGLPPGGSTFIHPLTGRPLDPSSPLALALAARERALSGRTTPTPTPTPSPSPTQGRAVERPETEGGVTPPAALEASPSDSWREEHVSITTETASQVTNGSPVSGRSLEESMVPPTVQIVQPALIDTEHSQPVVPPSMPSPAPTLSNLAGRSMTMSSEEEAEPYTVTLPPALLSSSDEETREELRKIGIVPPPQPFANGLLIKETPKVTINISPGASPRPSIAKISGKASDSTADSGVEDPHMETTSTVSTVSSMSTLSSESTDSAHASKPRCGVGRGRPAHLRDPLLKQSSDSELLPHPASTGPVRPRYLFQRRSKLWGEEPRAQVGIGDDSRPAAMGAELLSKDTHSLGEEPPMGALDPGRRSPVGGARLFSSLGELHTISQRNYGTTFTIRPGSRYPVTRRTPSPGATPERSEPLGPMRAFGPHHHHHHHHTILKSSSLSLPQEPKEVRFVMRSASARARSRSPSPSPCASPCPSPVLGTPLLALRPFRQRPLALWSKYDVGEWLESVGLGEHRTRFIEHEIEGAHLPALTKDDLAELGVTRVGHRMNIERALKQLLESSGA